The genomic region GCGCGGCCGCGCCCTCCGTCGAAACCTACTTTCGTGCCGAACGGGGAGAGATCGGGCTCCTCCCCCTCCCGGACCGCGTCGTCGGCGCTCCCCCCGCGGTCCGCGTCGCCCCGCGGGGGGACGACGTGATCGGCCCCATCCTCGCCGAGGCGATGGGGCGCCACCTCGCCCGGGGTGGCCAGGTCCTCCTCTTCATCAACCGCCGTGGGTTCTACACCGGCGCGGCTTGTCGCTGCCGCGCGATCCTCCGGTGCCCCCAGTGCCAGATCCCCCTCGTGTTCCACCTCTCCGAGCGGGCCTTCCGGTGCCACGCCTGCGGGAGGGTGGTGCGGGATCCGTCGTGCCCGAACTGCGGGGAGACGCGCTTCCACCTGTTCGGGGCGGGGACGGAACGGGCCGAACACGAGGCGAAGCGGCTCTTCCCTCAGGCCACCGTGGCCCGCCTCGACGCCGACACGGCGCGGGATCGGGACCGCATCCTCTCCTCCGTCGCCCGCGGCGAGGTCCAGATCCTCGTCGGGGCGCAGATGGTGGGGAAGGGCCTCGATTTCCCGGGGATCTCCCTCGTCGGGATCCTGAACGCTGACCAGCTCCTCTCCGTCCCCGACTTCCGTGCCGGGGAACGGACCTACCAGCTCATCGCCGGGGCCGCAGGCCGGGCCGGGCGAGGCGAGCGCCCCGGCGAGGTGATCGTGCAGTCCGACCAGCCGGACTACTACGCGATCCGCTCTGCCCTGGCCGGGGACTACACGGCCTTCTACATGGAGGAAATGAAGTACCGGGAGAGCCTGCGCTACCCCCCGTTCTCCCGCCTCGTGCGGTTGATCGCCACCGGCCGGGAAGCCGAAGCGAAGGCCGGATCCCTGGCGGAAGACCTCAGCGGGCACGGGTTCGAGGTCCTCGGGCCGGCCCGCCTCTTCCCCCGCCGCGGGGTCCCCCGCGCCCAGCTCCTCGTGCGGGGAAGAAGGGACGTGGTGGATCTCCTCGCCCATGCCCTTCCCCACCTCCCGCCGTGGCTACGGGTGGATCCTGACCCGATGTGGCTCGGCTAGAACGGCCAGAAGCGCTGGTCGTTCCAGACCTTCTGGCGCAGCTCCTGGTCGAGCGAGGTGAGGAGATCGAGGTGGGACCGCTCCCAGCTGGCGAGCCAGCTGTAGAGGGCTTTGGCCTCGCCGGGCGACGTGCGCTCCGCCTCGGAGTAGAACGCGACCGCGCGCTCCTCGAGCGCCATCGCGGCGTAGAGCGCCGCTGCCTCGTAGGAAGCAGCGGAGATCTCTGCCTTCACCGCCTCTGTGAGCACGCCGCCCGCGATGTCGGCCGGCCTCTCCGCCGGAGCCCCCGTGCTCACCCGGCCCGTGCGCATGAGGTCCGCGAACGCCTGGGACAGGACCTCGATGTGGCGCCCCTCCTCGTGGGCCAGGGTGAGGAAGATCTCCCGCACCGCCGCGCTCTGGGCTCCCTGCACGCTCCCCTCGTACAGCGCCTTGCTTCGCTGCTCGAGGAGCAACGCTCCCTTCAGGATGTCCTCTTGGTTTCCCATCAGTCCTCCTTGATGCTACAGTGTGGACCCATCCTCAGAAAAATCTCCCCCCCTGATCCCGGCAGTAGCCGCGGGCGAACTCGGGGCCGGAGAGGACACGGCACCCCGCGGGCTGGATCTCGAGGACCTCCACGACCCCGTGCCCCGCGGCGACGAGGAGGCGGTCCCGACGGGGAAGGATCGTCCCTCCCGGTGCCTCAGCCTCTCCCTCGTCCACGACCCGCGTGCGGTGGACCTTCACCAGTTTGTCCCGGAGGGTCGTGTGGGCGCCGGGCCACGGGTTCGTGCCGCGCACGAGGTCATGAATCCGCCGCGCCTCCCACTCCCACCGGATCCGCCCGTCCTCCTTGTGAAGTTTGGGGGCGAGCGTCCCCTCCTCCGGCTGGGGCCGGGGAACGACCTCCCCCCTCGCCATCCCATCGAGGGACTCCACGATGAGGTCCGCCCCCACCCCGGCGAGCCGCGCCTCCAGTTCCCCCGCCGTCTCATCCGGCCCGATGGCGACCGCCCGCTGGAGGAGAAGGGGCCCCGTATCCATCCCCTCGTCGAGGACGAACGTGGTGACCCCGGTCTCCCTCTCCCCGCGGATGATCGCCCACGCCACGGGCGCTGCGCCGCGGTAGCGGGGGAGGAGGGAAGCGTGGATGTTCACCGCCCCCTGCCGCGGGAGCCCGAACACCGCCGGGCGCAGGAACTGCCCGAACGCGGCCACGACGAGGGCGTCGAGGTCGAGCGCCTGGAGTTGGTCAAGGACGGGGGGAGCGTTGATCGTGCGTGGCTGGAGGATGGGGATCCCCAGCTCCTGGGCAGCGACCTTGACCGGAGGCGGGGTCAGCTTGAGGCCCCGTCCGGCGGGTCGATCGGGCTGGGTGATGGCGAGGAGGACCCCGTAGGTCTCGGCGAGCCGATGGAGGGCGGGCACGCCGAACGATCCCGTGCCGGCGAACGCAATCCGCATTACTCGAGCGAAGATGCCCTCTTTTCGCGCTGTGCGCAGGCAGCGCGAAACTCGGCGAGGACCCGCCGGCGCTCGTCCTTGGGAAGGAGGTCCACGTACAGTTCGCCGTCGAGATGATCCACCTCGTGCTGCAGGATGCGGGCCTCGAGCTCGGACAGGTGGAGCTCGACCGGCGCCCCGGCCTCGTCGAGGGCCCGCACCACCACCTCCTTCGCCCGCGGAACCTCCGCCTCCACCCCCGGCAGGGACAGGCATCCTTCCCACTCCACCTCCAGCTCCTCGCTCCGCGCGATGATCTCGGGGTTGAAGAACACCCACTCCTCGTCCCCAAGGCGGACGAGAGCCGCGCGCACCGGGAGGCCGATCTGGTTCGCGGCGAGGCCATGGGCCTCGATCTCCGCAAACGCAGCGCGCAGGGCATCCGCGACGTCGCGAGCCTCGCGGCTCCCCGGCTCGACCGGCCGCGTCGGACGGCGCAGGATCGGGCTCGGATACGTCAGGATCTCCAGTTTGGATCGCCTCCTCCAGGTCCTTTAGTATAGGAGGATCCGATCATGCCGACAACGGACCGGGGGAAAGCCCAGCGCGCGGTGGTAGAGAAGGTGCTCGCTCTGGAACGGGAGAAAGCGTTCGCCGACACGGCCGTCGTGGGGGGGCTGGAGGGCTTCATCGCCCGCCACGTCCCTGAGGCATCCCACCTCGTGTCAGGCTATGCCGGCCGTGACCCGGAGTCCCGGGCGCAGGCGGTCACCGCGCTCGAGCTCTGGCTGGCGACCCCCCATCCCCGGGAACCCCTGTCCGCGATCCCCGTCTCCCGCCTGCCCGGGGTGGGCAAGAAACGGGCCGAGCTCCTCGGCCGGCTCGGGATCCGCACCGTGGAGGACCTGCTCACGTTTTTCCCCCGCCGCTTGGAGGACCGCTCCCAGCTTCGCTCGATCGCCCAAGTACGGGACGGCGAGGTCGTGCTCGTCCGGGGGGCGGTGCGCGCCAAGTCACGGGTGAAGGTCCGGCGGGGGCTCGAACTGGTCAAGGTCGCCCTCGACGATGGCACGGGGCTCCTGTTCGCGATCTGGTTCAACCAGCCCTGGATCTGGGACCAGATCGTCCAAGACGGGCGGTACGCCCTGTACGGCAAAGCCCAACTGCGGTACGGGGAGATGCAGCTGGAGAACCCGGTGTGGGAGGAAGAGGGGACGGGCCTCCAGACCGGGCGCTGGGTCCCGATCTACCCGACCACGGAGGGCCTCACCCAGCCCATCCTCCAGAACCTGATCCGCCATGCCCTCCACCGGTTCGGGGGGCAGGTGGACGACGTGGTGCCGAAGGAGATCCGGGATCGCTTCGGCCTCCCCACGCGGCGCGACGCGATCTCCCGAATCCACGCCCCCGCAGACCCCCCCGACTTCGAGGCCGCCCGGCGGGCCCTGGCGTTCGAGGAGCTCCTCCTCCTCCAGCTGGGGATCGCTCAGCGCCGCGCTCCCGTCCCCAGCGGGGGACGGAGCCTCGCCCCGGACCGGACGCTCCTCGGCCGGTTCGTGAACGGGCTCCCGTTCGCCCTCACCCCATCCCAGCAGCGGGCTGTGCACGCGATCGAACAGGACCTCCGTTCCCCACAGCCGATGCTTCGCCTCCTCCAGGGCGACGTCGGGTCGGGGAAGACCGTGGTCGCCGCTGCCGCGTGCCTGATGGCCGTCTCGGCGGGAGCCCAGGCGGCGGTGATGGCCCCCACGGAGATCCTCGCCGAGCAGCACCACCTCGTGGTGCAGGACCTCATGCGGGACCTCCCGGTGCGGGTGGGGTACCTCTCCGGCGGGTTGGGGCGCAAGGAGCGACGCGAGCTCCTCCGGGCGATCGCGGACGGGGAGGTGGACTTGGTTGTGGGCACCCACGCCCTGATCGAGGAGGACGTGGTGTTCCGCGATCTCGCCCTGGCGGTGGTGGATGAGCAGCACCGGTTCGGGGTCGTCCAACGGGCGGCGCTGGAAGCGAAGGGGAGGGGCACGAACATCCTCGTCATGTCGGCGACCCCAATCCCGCGCACGGTGGTCCTCACCCTGTACGGCGAGTTCGCGGTGTCCGTGCTCGACGAGATGCCGAGCTCGCGCGGGGCCGTGCGCACGGTGTGGCTGTCGGAGTCACGGCGGGAGGATGCTTACCGGGACGTGGCGGACTGGCTTTTGCGGGGGGAGAAGGGGTACGTGGTGTTCCCCCTCGTCGCGGAGTCGGAGGAGCTCGACCTGCGGGCGGCCTCGGAGGGATACGAGGAGCTGCGCGCGCGGTTCCCCGAACACGGGGTCGCCCTCCTCCACGGCCAGATGCCGTCCGAGGACAAGCGGGCGGCGATGGCGGCGTTCCGGGCGGGGGAGGTCCAGCTCCTCGTGGCGACGACCGTGGTCGAGGTCGGGCTCGATGTCCCCGATGCGTCGTTCCTCGTGATCGAGCACGCCGACCGATTCGGGCTCGCCCAGCTGCACCAGCTGCGGGGCCGCATCGGGCGCAAGGGTCAGCCCGCCGTGTGCTATGCGATCGGCGACCCGACGACCGACGAGGCGCGCCAGCGGCTGGCGGCGTTTCGCGACCTCACGGACGGGTTCAAGATCGCGGAGGCCGATCTCCGCATCCGCGGTCCCGGGGACCTCCTCGGCACGGAGCAGTCCGGGTTCGTGTCCCAGCTCCGGGCAACGGATCTTACGCGCGACCTTCCGCTTCTGGAGAGGGCCCGGGAGGAGGCGCTGCGCCTGGCGAAGGAGGGGATCCCCCCGGAACTGGGCCGCGAGGCCACGCGCAGGTTCGGGGAATCCCTCTCCCTCCTCGGGGTGTAGCAAGCGATGGAAAACCCAGTGCGAGCGGGGTCGCAATGGATCATGCGCGCGGCGCGATGGGTGCGCGCGGATTTCGACGGGATTGCGGCCCTCGCCACCAAGCTCCGGGATGTGCCGCCTGTCGGGTGGGAGGGTCGGTACCACTTCCGCGGCGAGGAGGAACTCACCCTGCGGTACCTCCTGGCCCTCGACGCGCTCAACTTCTGCTTCTGGCCCCCCTCGCCGGCCACGGGGGAGAAGTGGTCCGTGCCCGGGCCAGGCGGGGGAAGGCTGACCGGCTACTTCGCCCTCGCCTATGCGTTGCGCCAGGTTGCGGAAGCTGACCCGTCGTTCTTCGCCCCCGCGGCCCTCCGTCGCATCGGTAGGGACCGAGTCAGGGACGCCCTTGGGGAGATCCCCCTCCTCCCCTGGCGGGTCCGGGCGCTCCAGGAGGTAGGGGAGGCCCTCTTCCGGTTCGGGTCAGCCCAGGGGTTCTTCGCCCGGGCCCAGGGCTCGTGTCGGCGGCTCGTGGAGCTCGTCACCGCCCATCTTCCCTTGTTCCGCGACGCGGCCCTGTACCGCGGCCGGGAAGTGCTCTTCCACAAGCGGGCCCAGATCCTGTGCGCCGACCTCGCGGGGACGTTTGGGGGAGAGGGCCCGGGCGCGCTCCGCGACCTCGGTTGGCTGACGGCGTTCGCCGACTACAAGCTCCCCCAGCTCCTCGCGGCCCACGGGGCACTCGTCCTCCACCCCACGCTCGCCGGGCGGATTCGCCGCCTCATCCCACTCGCCGCGGGATCCCCCGAGGAGGTGGAGCTGCGGGCGGCGACGGTCATGGCCGTCGAGGAGCTCACCTCCACCCTCCGCGCCGGCGGGAGGAGCGTCCTCCCGTGCGAAGTGGATTGGATGCTGTGGAACCTAGCCCAGGACCGGCTGCCCATTCCCCACCCCCGCGTCCTGACCCCGTTCTACTGACCATGTTCAGAGTCCTCGCCCGCGCGACGGGATCCGCAGCCCGGCTGGGGGAGCTCGCGACCCCGCACGGGACGATCCGCACCCCGGCGTTCGTGTCCGTGGCCACCCGGGGCACGGTGAAGGCCCTCGGGGCGGATGACCTCCGCGGCCTGGGGGTCGAGGCCCTGATCGGGAACACGTACCACCTCTCCCTCCGGCCGGGGGCGGAGACGATCGCCTCCCTCGGCGGGCTCCACGGGTTCACCGGCTGGACGGGCCCGTGGGTCACGGACTCCGGCGGGTTCCAGGTGTTCAGCCTCGGGGCAGGGAAGGTCCACGGGGTGGGGAAGCTCGCGACGATGTTCCCCGGCGATGCCCCGGCGAAGCGTGAGGGGGAGTCCCTCGTGGCCCTCACCGAGGAGGGAGCCCACTTCCGATCCGTGGTCGACGGTTCCCGTGTGTTCTTCTCCCCAGAGGAGGTGGTCCGCCTCGAGCGCCTGCTCGGGGCAGACGTGATCCTCCCGCTGGATGAGTGCACATCCCCGTTCCACGACCACGCCTACACCCGGGCGGCGATGGACCGCACCCATCGCTGGGCGGAGCGGGCGCTCGCCGCGTTCGCGAAAACGAAGGGTCTCGGGCCGAACCCAGGCCAGGTTCTGTGGGGGATCGTCCAGGGCGGGGCGTACGAGGAGCTGCGACGGGCCTCAGCGCGGACGATCGCGGCACTGGGGTTCCCCGGGGTCGCGATCGGCGGATCGCTGGGTCGGTCGAAGGCTGACATGCTGCGCGTGATCGAGTGGACGGTCGCCGAGCTCCCCGAGGATCGGCCCCGGCACCTCCTCGGGATCGGGGGAGTGGAGGACATCCTCGCTGCGGTGGACCGCGGTGTGGACACGTTCGACTGCGCTGCCCCGACGCGGCTCGCCCGGAACGGGGTCCTCCTCACGCTGGCCGAGGACGGGTTCCGGATCGCGATCAAGAACGCCCGGTTCGCCCGGGACGACCGGCCCGTCGAGGAGGGCTGCGACTGCCCGACCTGCGCCCAGTACCCGCGGGCGTTCCTGCGGCACCTCGTTCAGACGGGCGAGCTCTCCTACTACCGCCTCGCCACCCTTCACAACGTGCGGTTCATGGTCCGCTTTCTGGACCGGGTGCGGACGGCGCTCGCCGAGGGCCGGCCCGCCTCAAGCTCCGTCCTGAATCCCTAATCCCATCGCCGCCCGGTTGGCGCGACGCTCGCGCGCACTCGAAGGTAAGACTGGATCGGCCAACCATGGGGGACCGATGACGATCCTCGCCGCACTTCTGACCAGCCTCAGCTTCCCCCTGTCCCCCGAGTCCACCGCCGCGGCTGAGGGATCGAACATCGCTCCCACCGATCTCGCCCGGGGGCGGTGGGCTCTCCTGTTCGTGGTTGTCCCCCCGGCTGTCCGGCTTACGAAGACGCGATCCGTTGGCTCGGGAAGGCCCATGGTGCTCACCCTGAAGTCCATCCCCTCCTCGTCGGACCATGGCGAACGAGGGAGCGGGAGGCCACGGCGTCCTAGGCCGGACTGCGACTTGCGGCGGGCACCGACCGTGGTGTTCCTCCTCAACGGGTGCCCCCTGGTCCGACTCGACTGGCCGTTCACCGGGGACAACCGTGGCGTTGAGGAGCTGGCAACCGCGCCGCGCGAGGGGCCGCAGCAGCACCTGGGAGCCGCGCTCTCGTGGGGCGTCGCGCGCACGCTGGTGAATCCCCCCGATGGACGACCAAGCCGTGTTGTACCAGATGGGGCTGAGGGTCGTGCGGACGCGGGAGAGTTGGTACGCAGGATCGCCCTCCGCGCCACTCCCCGTACGTGATTCTGGACCGCGAGGGACGTGATCCACTGGGTACCCGAAGGCGCAGTTGAGCTGGAGGAACTCCGGACTGCGGCCCTCGCCGTGCCAAGCGAGGACGAAACCGATGAATGAAGGAACACGCTGCGGAAGTGCGCGATGCGAGTTGTGCTGTCTATGCTAGGGACATTAATAGCCCTTGGTTCAATCGCTATAGCCAACAACGGGAGCATGGCGGGCAGGACACCTGGACCTACCGGGTCACCCATGTCGAGAACCCACAGCCGTCCCACCTTTCACCAGTACGGACTCACGATGACCGTCGTGGGGGGGATCGT from Candidatus Bipolaricaulis anaerobius harbors:
- the priA gene encoding replication restart helicase PriA, translated to MIARVALPVPRAAPFDYEVPPDLAVAIGDRVRVPFGTRHMWGIVVELAHEPAFSGRLLPIEATSGPALPGSALELIAAVARQSFVGHGLALARLVPPPSRSRAREVELALSPDAAPPPMAALPSPSQARVLAAVAAGTTEVRELRKLPGGSRAVGSLLRAGILRPRRLPFSYREEGNAITLHPRQGEAVEAIRAGIGHGRVYLLFGPPGSGKTEVYLRSAAEGRTKGTTSLLLAPEVSLLPQLWARAARVLGSPPETYFGELPPGERWRTWDGAQRGEVRCAVGTRSAAFLPLPNLGLIVLDEEGEPSYKQEEMAPYYHARTVAELRAEREGAAVVLGAAAPSVETYFRAERGEIGLLPLPDRVVGAPPAVRVAPRGDDVIGPILAEAMGRHLARGGQVLLFINRRGFYTGAACRCRAILRCPQCQIPLVFHLSERAFRCHACGRVVRDPSCPNCGETRFHLFGAGTERAEHEAKRLFPQATVARLDADTARDRDRILSSVARGEVQILVGAQMVGKGLDFPGISLVGILNADQLLSVPDFRAGERTYQLIAGAAGRAGRGERPGEVIVQSDQPDYYAIRSALAGDYTAFYMEEMKYRESLRYPPFSRLVRLIATGREAEAKAGSLAEDLSGHGFEVLGPARLFPRRGVPRAQLLVRGRRDVVDLLAHALPHLPPWLRVDPDPMWLG
- a CDS encoding ferritin family protein → MGNQEDILKGALLLEQRSKALYEGSVQGAQSAAVREIFLTLAHEEGRHIEVLSQAFADLMRTGRVSTGAPAERPADIAGGVLTEAVKAEISAASYEAAALYAAMALEERAVAFYSEAERTSPGEAKALYSWLASWERSHLDLLTSLDQELRQKVWNDQRFWPF
- the fmt gene encoding methionyl-tRNA formyltransferase is translated as MRIAFAGTGSFGVPALHRLAETYGVLLAITQPDRPAGRGLKLTPPPVKVAAQELGIPILQPRTINAPPVLDQLQALDLDALVVAAFGQFLRPAVFGLPRQGAVNIHASLLPRYRGAAPVAWAIIRGERETGVTTFVLDEGMDTGPLLLQRAVAIGPDETAGELEARLAGVGADLIVESLDGMARGEVVPRPQPEEGTLAPKLHKEDGRIRWEWEARRIHDLVRGTNPWPGAHTTLRDKLVKVHRTRVVDEGEAEAPGGTILPRRDRLLVAAGHGVVEVLEIQPAGCRVLSGPEFARGYCRDQGGRFF
- the def gene encoding peptide deformylase, with the protein product MEILTYPSPILRRPTRPVEPGSREARDVADALRAAFAEIEAHGLAANQIGLPVRAALVRLGDEEWVFFNPEIIARSEELEVEWEGCLSLPGVEAEVPRAKEVVVRALDEAGAPVELHLSELEARILQHEVDHLDGELYVDLLPKDERRRVLAEFRAACAQREKRASSLE
- the recG gene encoding ATP-dependent DNA helicase RecG: MPTTDRGKAQRAVVEKVLALEREKAFADTAVVGGLEGFIARHVPEASHLVSGYAGRDPESRAQAVTALELWLATPHPREPLSAIPVSRLPGVGKKRAELLGRLGIRTVEDLLTFFPRRLEDRSQLRSIAQVRDGEVVLVRGAVRAKSRVKVRRGLELVKVALDDGTGLLFAIWFNQPWIWDQIVQDGRYALYGKAQLRYGEMQLENPVWEEEGTGLQTGRWVPIYPTTEGLTQPILQNLIRHALHRFGGQVDDVVPKEIRDRFGLPTRRDAISRIHAPADPPDFEAARRALAFEELLLLQLGIAQRRAPVPSGGRSLAPDRTLLGRFVNGLPFALTPSQQRAVHAIEQDLRSPQPMLRLLQGDVGSGKTVVAAAACLMAVSAGAQAAVMAPTEILAEQHHLVVQDLMRDLPVRVGYLSGGLGRKERRELLRAIADGEVDLVVGTHALIEEDVVFRDLALAVVDEQHRFGVVQRAALEAKGRGTNILVMSATPIPRTVVLTLYGEFAVSVLDEMPSSRGAVRTVWLSESRREDAYRDVADWLLRGEKGYVVFPLVAESEELDLRAASEGYEELRARFPEHGVALLHGQMPSEDKRAAMAAFRAGEVQLLVATTVVEVGLDVPDASFLVIEHADRFGLAQLHQLRGRIGRKGQPAVCYAIGDPTTDEARQRLAAFRDLTDGFKIAEADLRIRGPGDLLGTEQSGFVSQLRATDLTRDLPLLERAREEALRLAKEGIPPELGREATRRFGESLSLLGV
- a CDS encoding queuosine salvage family protein — protein: MRADFDGIAALATKLRDVPPVGWEGRYHFRGEEELTLRYLLALDALNFCFWPPSPATGEKWSVPGPGGGRLTGYFALAYALRQVAEADPSFFAPAALRRIGRDRVRDALGEIPLLPWRVRALQEVGEALFRFGSAQGFFARAQGSCRRLVELVTAHLPLFRDAALYRGREVLFHKRAQILCADLAGTFGGEGPGALRDLGWLTAFADYKLPQLLAAHGALVLHPTLAGRIRRLIPLAAGSPEEVELRAATVMAVEELTSTLRAGGRSVLPCEVDWMLWNLAQDRLPIPHPRVLTPFY
- the tgt gene encoding tRNA guanosine(34) transglycosylase Tgt, with amino-acid sequence MFRVLARATGSAARLGELATPHGTIRTPAFVSVATRGTVKALGADDLRGLGVEALIGNTYHLSLRPGAETIASLGGLHGFTGWTGPWVTDSGGFQVFSLGAGKVHGVGKLATMFPGDAPAKREGESLVALTEEGAHFRSVVDGSRVFFSPEEVVRLERLLGADVILPLDECTSPFHDHAYTRAAMDRTHRWAERALAAFAKTKGLGPNPGQVLWGIVQGGAYEELRRASARTIAALGFPGVAIGGSLGRSKADMLRVIEWTVAELPEDRPRHLLGIGGVEDILAAVDRGVDTFDCAAPTRLARNGVLLTLAEDGFRIAIKNARFARDDRPVEEGCDCPTCAQYPRAFLRHLVQTGELSYYRLATLHNVRFMVRFLDRVRTALAEGRPASSSVLNP